One genomic region from Natrinema caseinilyticum encodes:
- a CDS encoding acyl-CoA dehydrogenase family protein, producing the protein MEYHDSEKAKEVADRVADFMDEVVIPREREALATGETISMDEIEDMWDMSKERDLFAPQVPEEYGGQGLDFSDMLPSFEQVGRSLIGALAIRANAPQEGNMHTLEFAGTEEQREEYLRPLVQGEISSAFAMTEPKVGAGSDPKMLQSTAVKDGDEWVINGHKWWTSDGLGADFYLAMVRTDLDAHPYEGTSIILVPRDADGVEVQRNIPHLGGHGITEREGGHAEVKFDNVRVPVENTIGEEGAGFRIAQLRLGGGRLTHCMRYSGMAERSLDIAKAYLQEREAFGSKLEDKQALRHRIADAETRLHAARTMVRHAARELDRSDARIEVAMSKMFTANVTNDTIDLALQCCGGNGIGKDLPIAHFYEAVRAFRIVDGADEVHRRSIARWAFEDVDETEIENTLQFDEDLRIDALEE; encoded by the coding sequence ATGGAGTACCACGACTCCGAGAAAGCGAAGGAGGTTGCGGATCGCGTAGCGGACTTCATGGACGAAGTCGTCATCCCGCGCGAGCGCGAGGCGCTCGCCACGGGAGAGACCATCTCGATGGACGAAATCGAGGACATGTGGGACATGTCCAAGGAGCGAGATCTGTTCGCGCCGCAGGTGCCCGAGGAGTACGGCGGCCAGGGGCTGGATTTCAGCGACATGCTTCCGTCCTTCGAACAGGTCGGCCGCTCGCTCATCGGTGCACTCGCAATTCGAGCGAACGCCCCACAGGAGGGGAACATGCACACGCTCGAGTTCGCCGGAACCGAAGAGCAGAGAGAGGAGTACCTCCGCCCGCTCGTACAGGGGGAGATCTCCTCGGCCTTCGCGATGACCGAACCCAAGGTCGGTGCCGGCTCCGACCCCAAGATGCTCCAGAGTACCGCCGTCAAGGACGGCGACGAGTGGGTCATCAACGGCCACAAGTGGTGGACCTCCGACGGGCTGGGCGCCGACTTCTACCTGGCGATGGTCCGTACCGATCTGGACGCCCATCCCTACGAGGGCACCTCGATCATCCTCGTCCCGCGTGACGCCGATGGGGTCGAAGTTCAGCGGAACATCCCCCACCTGGGCGGCCACGGGATCACCGAACGCGAGGGCGGCCACGCCGAAGTGAAGTTCGACAACGTCCGCGTCCCCGTCGAGAACACGATCGGCGAAGAAGGGGCAGGGTTCCGCATCGCTCAGCTGCGACTCGGCGGCGGCCGACTCACCCACTGCATGCGCTACTCCGGGATGGCCGAGCGGTCGCTCGACATCGCGAAGGCCTACCTGCAGGAGCGCGAGGCCTTCGGCTCGAAACTCGAGGACAAGCAGGCGTTGCGCCACCGCATCGCCGACGCCGAGACGCGCCTGCACGCCGCGCGAACGATGGTTCGCCACGCCGCGCGCGAACTCGACCGCAGCGACGCCCGCATCGAGGTCGCGATGTCGAAGATGTTCACCGCGAACGTCACCAACGACACCATCGACCTCGCCCTGCAGTGCTGTGGTGGCAACGGGATCGGCAAGGACCTGCCGATCGCACACTTCTACGAGGCCGTCCGCGCGTTCCGCATCGTCGACGGGGCCGACGAGGTCCACCGCCGTTCGATCGCTCGCTGGGCCTTCGAGGACGTCGACGAGACCGAAATCGAGAACACCCTGCAGTTCGACGAGGACCTGCGGATCGACGCCCTCGAAGAGTAA
- a CDS encoding thiolase family protein: MNSAVIVDAVRTPFGKRDGSFRDTHPQDLAAEPLEALRERNGFEPETIEDVIYGCVTPVDEQGLNIARLAPMVAGWGDVVPGVQLNRMCGSGQQAANFAAANVMADQHDVLIAGGVEHMTRVPMGSDGDKPTDTYFEYFDELTTQGEGAERIAENYGLTRTELDEIAADSQRRWKEAWDEGRYDDQITPVETELDGEEVVVEQDEHPRPGTDVETLSELPLSFREEGEGFHHPGNSSGIVDGSAALLIASEEAAEEHGWEPMARIVQTEVVGVDPITMLRGPIPATEQVLEKADMTVGDIDLFEVNEAFASVVGAWLEETGASWEDVNVNGGAIAHGHPLGATGAMLLTKLAHELERTGQDTALSTMCIGFGQGVATIIERV, encoded by the coding sequence ATGAACTCAGCAGTCATCGTCGACGCCGTCAGAACGCCGTTCGGGAAGCGAGACGGCTCGTTCCGCGACACGCATCCGCAAGATCTGGCCGCAGAACCGCTCGAGGCGCTTCGAGAGCGCAACGGGTTCGAGCCCGAAACGATCGAGGACGTCATCTACGGCTGCGTGACGCCGGTCGACGAGCAGGGCCTCAACATCGCGCGGCTCGCGCCGATGGTCGCCGGCTGGGGAGACGTCGTCCCGGGCGTCCAGCTCAACCGGATGTGTGGCTCGGGCCAACAGGCGGCCAATTTCGCAGCGGCGAACGTCATGGCAGACCAGCACGACGTCCTGATCGCGGGTGGGGTCGAGCACATGACGCGGGTTCCGATGGGGTCGGACGGGGACAAGCCGACGGACACGTACTTCGAGTACTTCGACGAATTGACCACGCAGGGCGAAGGCGCCGAGCGCATCGCCGAGAACTACGGCCTCACGCGGACGGAACTCGACGAGATCGCCGCCGACTCCCAGCGTCGCTGGAAGGAGGCCTGGGACGAGGGTCGCTACGACGATCAGATCACGCCCGTCGAAACCGAACTCGACGGCGAGGAGGTCGTCGTCGAACAGGACGAACACCCTCGCCCCGGTACCGACGTCGAGACGCTCTCCGAACTGCCGCTGTCGTTCCGCGAGGAGGGCGAGGGCTTCCATCACCCCGGCAACTCGTCGGGGATCGTCGACGGTTCGGCTGCGCTGTTGATCGCGAGCGAGGAGGCCGCCGAAGAACACGGCTGGGAACCGATGGCCCGTATCGTCCAGACCGAAGTCGTCGGCGTCGACCCGATCACGATGTTGCGCGGACCGATCCCGGCGACCGAACAGGTACTCGAGAAGGCCGATATGACGGTCGGCGACATCGACCTGTTCGAGGTCAACGAGGCGTTCGCGTCGGTCGTCGGCGCCTGGCTCGAGGAGACCGGCGCGTCGTGGGAAGACGTCAACGTCAACGGCGGCGCGATCGCCCACGGACACCCGCTGGGAGCGACCGGCGCGATGTTGCTGACGAAACTCGCCCACGAACTCGAGCGCACCGGCCAGGACACCGCGCTGTCGACGATGTGCATCGGCTTCGGACAGGGCGTCGCGACGATCATAGAGCGAGTCTGA
- a CDS encoding SDR family NAD(P)-dependent oxidoreductase: MDFGIQDRTAVVTGGAGRIGSADCRILANEGANVVVLDVDADGAREIADEIDETADAGEAMALECDLTDRDDVADSMDEVRDAFGGVDILVNNAAMVDARSRLADYDDDVWNRDVEINLTGTYNISAEVFPRMCDRGWGRIVNMSSMAGWYGGFGQISYSATKAAMIGVGRTMALEGAQSGVTSNVIAPNIVVGAWSEMGPEELREDVDEYFARIAEATPMRHLGTEEDVANMVAYLCSEQASYVTGQIVGVTGGIDLFSF, translated from the coding sequence ATGGATTTTGGTATCCAGGACAGGACTGCCGTGGTCACTGGCGGTGCCGGACGTATCGGAAGCGCTGACTGTCGCATTCTCGCGAACGAGGGCGCGAACGTCGTCGTGCTCGACGTCGACGCCGACGGTGCTCGGGAAATCGCGGACGAAATCGACGAGACCGCCGACGCCGGCGAGGCGATGGCCCTCGAGTGCGACCTCACCGACCGGGACGACGTCGCCGACTCGATGGACGAGGTTCGCGACGCGTTCGGCGGCGTCGACATCCTGGTCAACAACGCCGCGATGGTCGACGCGCGGTCGCGACTCGCCGACTACGACGACGACGTCTGGAACCGGGACGTCGAGATCAACCTGACGGGGACCTACAACATCAGCGCGGAGGTGTTTCCACGGATGTGCGACCGCGGCTGGGGTCGGATCGTGAACATGTCCTCGATGGCCGGCTGGTACGGCGGCTTCGGGCAGATTTCGTACTCCGCGACGAAGGCGGCCATGATCGGCGTCGGCCGCACGATGGCCCTCGAGGGGGCCCAGTCGGGGGTCACCTCGAACGTCATCGCCCCGAACATCGTCGTCGGGGCGTGGTCGGAGATGGGCCCCGAGGAGCTTCGAGAAGACGTCGACGAGTACTTCGCCCGGATCGCGGAGGCGACCCCGATGCGCCACCTCGGGACGGAAGAAGACGTCGCCAACATGGTCGCGTACCTCTGCTCCGAGCAGGCCTCCTACGTGACCGGACAGATCGTCGGCGTCACCGGCGGCATCGACCTGTTTAGCTTCTGA
- a CDS encoding acyl-CoA dehydrogenase family protein, which produces MGADTTSGVSFATDEETRLILDSLDDFIEREVEPIVADLGDTYTNPRKGRHENGRITDEVLEAREEIRRKSAEAGFYAMNLPEDAGGDGISPVAWYRAKKHLASHGGGLERYVLAGPEGPKPLLLQAEGDQRERYLEPTVRAEKSTAFGQTEPGYGSDSPNMETTAERDGDEWVINGRKQWITNAPYADFVQLFARTTPQEEVGRYGGITCFIVERDEYELGSYNNAVGAEGSQAEIILDDVRVPDSRVLGEVDDAFYAAMEFLSLGRLELGAEAVGYSEYLLEKASEYVTEREAFGRTIGNFQQVSAKLAQGRAKTYAADAAGLKLAWKVAQDERTIMDSSVLKWYATNVLWEVADAAVQVHGANGLAEENPYMDLVHQARILRIVEGTDEIQLNTIAKTMGIMD; this is translated from the coding sequence ATGGGAGCAGACACCACGAGCGGCGTCAGCTTTGCCACCGACGAGGAAACGCGACTCATCCTCGACAGCCTGGACGACTTCATCGAGCGCGAGGTCGAGCCGATCGTCGCGGACCTCGGCGACACGTACACGAACCCCAGAAAAGGCCGCCACGAGAACGGCCGCATCACCGACGAAGTACTCGAGGCGCGCGAAGAAATTCGTCGGAAGTCGGCCGAGGCCGGCTTCTACGCGATGAATTTGCCCGAAGACGCGGGCGGGGACGGGATCTCACCGGTCGCCTGGTATCGCGCGAAGAAACACCTCGCGTCCCACGGCGGCGGCCTGGAGCGGTACGTCCTCGCCGGCCCCGAAGGGCCGAAACCCCTCCTGTTGCAGGCCGAGGGCGACCAGCGAGAACGGTACCTCGAGCCGACCGTCAGGGCGGAGAAGTCGACCGCGTTCGGTCAAACGGAGCCCGGATACGGATCCGACTCGCCCAACATGGAGACGACCGCCGAACGGGACGGTGACGAGTGGGTGATCAACGGTCGGAAGCAGTGGATCACCAACGCCCCGTACGCGGATTTCGTCCAGTTGTTCGCCCGGACGACGCCCCAGGAGGAAGTCGGCCGCTACGGCGGGATCACCTGTTTCATCGTCGAGCGCGACGAATACGAACTGGGATCGTACAACAACGCCGTCGGTGCCGAGGGGTCACAGGCCGAAATTATTCTCGACGACGTCCGCGTCCCCGACAGTCGCGTCCTCGGGGAGGTCGACGACGCGTTCTACGCCGCGATGGAGTTCCTCTCGCTCGGTCGCCTCGAGTTGGGAGCCGAGGCGGTCGGCTACTCGGAGTACTTACTCGAGAAGGCGAGCGAGTACGTCACCGAGCGCGAGGCCTTCGGACGGACGATCGGGAACTTCCAACAGGTCTCCGCGAAGCTCGCACAGGGGCGTGCGAAGACCTACGCGGCCGATGCGGCCGGCCTGAAACTCGCCTGGAAGGTGGCCCAGGACGAGCGGACGATCATGGATTCGTCGGTGCTGAAGTGGTACGCCACGAACGTCCTCTGGGAGGTCGCCGACGCCGCCGTGCAGGTCCACGGGGCGAACGGGCTCGCCGAGGAGAATCCGTACATGGACCTCGTCCACCAGGCGCGTATCCTGCGGATCGTTGAGGGAACGGACGAGATTCAGCTCAACACCATCGCCAAAACGATGGGCATCATGGACTGA